One Prinia subflava isolate CZ2003 ecotype Zambia chromosome 8, Cam_Psub_1.2, whole genome shotgun sequence DNA window includes the following coding sequences:
- the C8H19orf25 gene encoding UPF0449 protein C19orf25 homolog, whose amino-acid sequence MSPKAKRVLPTRPEPPSAEQILADVQGTDPTDPVFVLPAEPPQESGPAPGCPEPAAEERERLYRQIRAYVGMNQRLQRSREQLRERRRELQRVGEALDGGIAEMRQRAF is encoded by the exons ATGAGCCCCAAGGCCAAGCGGGTGCTGCCCACCcgccctgagccccccagcgCCGAGCAGATCCTGGCCGACGTGCAGGGCACCGACCCCACCGACCCCGTGTTCGTCCTCCCCGCCGAGCCCCCCCAGGAGAGCGGCCCCGCTCCAG GCTGCCCCGAGCCCGCGGCCGAGGAGCGGGAGCGGCTGTACCGGCAGATCCGCGCCTACGTGGGGATGAACCAGCGGCTGCAGCGCTCCCGGGAGCAGCTGCGGGAGCGGCGCCGGGAGCTGCAGAGGGTCGGGGAGGCGCTGGACGGCGGCATCGCCGAGATGAGGCAGAGGGCGTTCTGA
- the LOC134553547 gene encoding granzyme M-like, with translation MGARRCLGPLLLLLLLLLRGEPRGSQALAGDRSWLQPSIIGGHEAKPHSRPYMVSLQFGGVHACGAALLHRRWALTAAHCLSGRSWHKGVLVAGLHSWRHRGPDAQSFAIRAACPHPGFDREKMENDLLLLQVDGTVTLSRTRRLISLPRREPKPGARCSLAGWGLTHPKGEGPSPTLQELEVTVMDTRVCNNSRFWRGEIGPAMICFQGQPPGSTPAKGDSGGPLVCGKWPAVAGVMSFGGENPTDPSKPPVATSTVKHKKWIQKTLRRGCKPSELEHTPPSL, from the exons aTGGGGGCGAGGCGCTGCCTGgggccgctgctgctgctgctgctgctcctcctgcggGGAGAGCCCCGCGGCTCGCAGGCACTGGCCGGGGACcggagctggctgcagccctcgATCATCGGGGGACACGAGGCCAAGCCCCACTCGCGGCCCTACATGGTGTCCCTGCAGTTCGGGGGGGTTCACGCCTGCGGGGCAGCGCTGCTGCACCGGCGCTGGGCGCTGACGGCTGCTCACTGCCTGTCCGGGAG GTCGTGGCACAAGGGGGTGCTGGTGGCGGGGCTGCACAGCTGGCGGCACCGCGGGCCGGACGCGCAGAGTTTCGCCATCCGGGCTGCGTGTCCCCACCCCGGCTTCGACCGAGAGAAGATGGAGAACgacctgctcctgctccag GTGGACGGGACGGTGACACTGAGCAGGACACGGCGGCTGATCTCGCTGCCGAGGCGGGAGCCGAAGCCGGGGGCGCGGTGCAGCCTGGCGGGCTGGGGGCTCACCCACCCCAAGGGCGAGGGCCCGTCGcccaccctgcaggagctggaggtgacGGTGATGGACACGCGGGTGTGCAACAACAGCCGCTTCTGGCGCGGAGAAATCGGCCCCGCCATGATCTgcttccaggggcagcccccCGGCTCGACCCCCGCCAAG gGTGACTCCGGGGGCCCGCTGGTGTGCGGGAAGTGGCCGGCAGTGGCCGGCGTGATGTCCTTCGGCGGCGAGAACCCCACCGACCCCTCCAAGCCGCCGGTGGCCACCTCGACCGTGAAGCACAAGAAATGGATCCAGAAGACGCTGCGGAGGGGCTGCAAACCCAGCGAGCTCGAACACACG CCCCCCAGCCTGTGA
- the LOC134554317 gene encoding receptor expression-enhancing protein 6-like isoform X2, translating into MGSVQQRLERFLHSPGPIGDLLGQLEARTGVQRLYLASGSVAFLGLYLMFGYGASLLCNLIGFVYPAYASIKAIESHSKEDDTTWLTYWVVYGVFSVAEFFSDLFLYWFPFYYAGKCVFLVWCMAPVPWNGSQVLYHSVIRPFFLKHHKAVDNMMGDIGTKALDAASAVTREVLQTLAKSRARLAAGVAPQPSLPVCTEPRLPVPPRGDRAGPCRAPSSARARRGAARRPLLPLAPARLPHARPFLPWRG; encoded by the exons ATGGGCTCCGTGCAGCAGCGCCTGGAGCGCTTCCTCCACAGCCCCGGGCCGATCGGAGACCTGCTGGGCCAGCTGGAAGCCCGTACCGGCGTCCAACGGCTCTACCTGGCCTCAG GCTCCGTGGCTTTCCTGGGGCTGTACCTCATGTTCGGCTATGgagcttccctgctctgcaaCCTCATCGGCTTCGTCTACCCCGCCTACGCCTC CATCAAAGCCATCGAGAGCCACAGCAAGGAGGATGACACCACGTGGCTCACCTACTGGGTGGTGTACGGCGTCTTCAGCGTGGCCGAGTTCTTCTCCGACCTTTTCCTCTACTGGTTCCCCTTCTACTACGCCGGGAAG TGCGTGTTCCTGGTGTGGTGCATGGCCCCCGTGCCCTGGAACGGCTCCCAGGTTCTCTACCACAGCGTCATCCGGCCCTTCTTCCTCAAGCACCACAAGGCCGTGGACAACATGATGGGCGACATCGGCACCAAGGCCCTGGACGCGGCCTCCGCTGTCACCCGAGAAG TCCTGCAGACTCTGGCCAAGAGCAGAGCCCGGCTGGCGGCCGGCGTGGCCCCGCAGCCCAGCCTGCCCGTATGTACCGAGCCGCGGCTCCCGGTGCCGCCGCGTGGggaccgggccgggccgtgccgggcgcCCTCCAGTGCCCGTGCCCGCCGCGGCGCCGCTCGGCGCCCTCTGCTCCCGCTGGCACCGGCGCGGCTCCCGCACGCCCGGCCCTTTCTCCCGTGGCGTGGGTAG
- the LOC134554317 gene encoding receptor expression-enhancing protein 6-like isoform X1, which translates to MGSVQQRLERFLHSPGPIGDLLGQLEARTGVQRLYLASGSVAFLGLYLMFGYGASLLCNLIGFVYPAYASIKAIESHSKEDDTTWLTYWVVYGVFSVAEFFSDLFLYWFPFYYAGKCVFLVWCMAPVPWNGSQVLYHSVIRPFFLKHHKAVDNMMGDIGTKALDAASAVTREGFKAHLNLAEFAQKAK; encoded by the exons ATGGGCTCCGTGCAGCAGCGCCTGGAGCGCTTCCTCCACAGCCCCGGGCCGATCGGAGACCTGCTGGGCCAGCTGGAAGCCCGTACCGGCGTCCAACGGCTCTACCTGGCCTCAG GCTCCGTGGCTTTCCTGGGGCTGTACCTCATGTTCGGCTATGgagcttccctgctctgcaaCCTCATCGGCTTCGTCTACCCCGCCTACGCCTC CATCAAAGCCATCGAGAGCCACAGCAAGGAGGATGACACCACGTGGCTCACCTACTGGGTGGTGTACGGCGTCTTCAGCGTGGCCGAGTTCTTCTCCGACCTTTTCCTCTACTGGTTCCCCTTCTACTACGCCGGGAAG TGCGTGTTCCTGGTGTGGTGCATGGCCCCCGTGCCCTGGAACGGCTCCCAGGTTCTCTACCACAGCGTCATCCGGCCCTTCTTCCTCAAGCACCACAAGGCCGTGGACAACATGATGGGCGACATCGGCACCAAGGCCCTGGACGCGGCCTCCGCTGTCACCCGAGAAG GCTTCAAAGCACACCTGAACCTGGCAGAGTTTGCACAGAAGGCGAAGTGA
- the APC2 gene encoding adenomatous polyposis coli protein 2 — protein sequence MRVPLIPGGHRGSAGAAAPWVGPRGPGDSTGRLEGDKFCLWGPVRSEGAGSVWQGRFGVEGPARSGAAGAFRDTGTGQIPAFLRRLERGGWRGPEPTPVVPSPPARRSPGESGGAAGSPRCRPLTAAAPLENPDRERGGGGGMRLLGAAPEPRPAPHRPAPPRTAPHRSAPPGMRYGRTYPPRPPRPPSPPGVPAAPAAAAAGDGGQRGRLRGGAGGDRGAVSACGGLDAPGGAPICAPSPRRGCPRPRLRRILRRARLRPAGSRGSGGYRGAGGALEEVKMSGSIASYDQLVRQVEALKKENSHLRRELEDNSNHLSKLENETSDMKEVLKHLQGKLEQEARVMVSSGQTEVLDQLKALQMDITSLYNLKFAPEVMSTGRGAEESPPAPGPHRDGPGELGRATFRMLEELDRERCFLLGEIEKEEKEKVWYYSQLQSLATRLDELPHVETFSMQMDLIRQQLQFEAQHIRSLMEERFGTADEMVQRAQIRASRLEQIDKELMEAQDKAPPPEPQLCGKGPGMEGDGSLDPPTHPEEGGNTKVEVVFWLLSMLATRDKEDMSRTLLAMSSSQESCLAMRKSGCLPLLIQILHDSDGEPGPPESPTGAKDARMRANAALHNIVFSQPDEGQAKKEMRVLHVLEQIRSYSETCWDWLQMQSRDGGRGPEGAVPVPIEPQICQATCAIMKLSFDEEYRRAMNELGGLQAVAELLQVDYEMHKMTNDPLNLALRRYAGMALTNLTFGDVVNKATLCSRRGCMEAIVAQLGSDSEELHQVVSSILRNLSWRADINSKKVLREVGSVTGLTRCALHAGKESTLKSVLSALWNLSAHSTENKAAICGVDGALGFLVSTLTYKCQSNSLAIIESGGGILRNVSSLIATREDYRQVLRDHNCLQTLLQHLRSHSLTIVSNACGTLWNLSARSPRDQELLWDLGAVSMLRNLIHSKHKMIAMGSAAALRNLLTNRPPKYKDAAVVSPGSCMPSLYMRKQKALEAELDAKHLAETFDTMEKQSLKGQSAKKPPRHMESLVKDYASDSGCFDDDEVPNISTGVETASASVLSMFLNSSFLQGQALPRALAQRRCPEPEKDGSGKVAEPKKPPLPEDDVSLAAEKLANKISSTVAKIDKLVEDISTMHNSSDDSFSLSSEDHCLDWQYGPEDGHEARAQSCSPCRLSDAGGFAKRESLGRAHTLLRLKTAYTSLSTDSLNSGSTSDGYCTKEHMKPCPRAALLDYRDELQRYQKRPSRLDLKSILGKPERAEPPARDPAEQDKPEQRDLPERAKKAVTFPSPKVPEKETEWKKEAGTKPPTDPHVRTIKLSPSYQHVPMFETLAKSSAAAGHQPSLLGRKQAWLPPALLQAAEPLSKIPEKLPAQPPASAEQESVQKYSVEDTPICFSRCSSLSSLSSADNVLDGQSHSENDLDSDSSLEILEMEEGDAEGEDGRQEKEKAADLGPTTPAGISQPITIPFPKRDKVFLREASPSRQEDLTPSSSSENYIQETPLVMSRCSSVSSLGSFESPSIASSIQSDPCSEMISGTISPSELPDSPGQTMPPSRSKTPLFELGCQPEKETSQFNIQWENNVKKFMEITDFKERFQLPQDLDSMVYFTVEKPNENFSCASSLSALPLHEHYVQKDVELKLIPTFPEKNSLNFAAHEKREERREERYLEGRRRAERPEPPDDDDIEILKECISSAMPSRFRKVKTSLLSGQVLHPHTKKPLHVPVYMLVPAHAHPGVPRHLRAAARDLFKDDDSFTDSADGTPVNFSSAASLSDETLRYPAGEEGEHGPPERRREPGTIPARRAASGSSAPARLGSAGKGKAGPGRREGKRGQTLPKGASSLELGVGRASGAPGRKEDALEDGVVFQSLCHTTPTEEAVYCFYDPDLEELPEAGRDGPGSRAQPGRAARRERWGGSVPHKEPEPAPRPVKAKPQNNLIADETPPCYSLSSSMSSLSDANLSEGEERGQPCGKAAWPRAAAAGQAQGGSPSSPSLNSEDDLLQKCIGSAMPKRRRPAARRRLVDRKQKAPGAGGRERKAESRHHPEEDAGSDRGSDLDSVEWQAIQEGANSIVTWLHQAAASLSREPSSESDSILSFMSGLSVGSTLQLSLGRQDKQRPGSASGREPARRERSKGRPERKDAAGARPAGRAASRAERSPAPAKPVPNLPVVFRGRTVIYMPSLAKDAPSPRATPKRSPAAKPEAPPAKNLSLSQQRSRSLHRLGKAPESGELALPKRSTTPPARIGKGPPSSGSSRTSTPSQHAPKKLPSPSQVTKQGGPAAGKASGSSSPPGPPARAPAPKSPAPKQSKTQKSPVRIPFMQKPSRKVLPGRGTMPVLEEQVDGSKARPGGPGGSRLNLVRMSSARSSGSDSDRSGFLRQLTFIKESSSLLLRHRSDLSPAPPAASLPRRGSPQRSRAALPAVFLCSSRCDELKAAKPATPGQRPLIPRAQPGAKAAPGVKPPRRTSSESPSRLPVKTGAPAAEPFKRYSSSPNISVARRAASPSSVRSEAAARRRQNEAAPGGPPGKPPVVMMKGTWRRIRDEDIPHILKSTLPSSALPLAGSADEEPPGSPGSPGTARKTSDAVVQTEDFATSKTNSSTSPTLESREGPPHPRATGDGEAPAPAKAAVPISFGHEAPAGSFPGSRHGSPSKAARVTPFNYVPSPMAVTAAADKAAEKIQA from the exons CTCCCCGCGGCGGGGAtgcccccggccccggctgcgCCGCATCCTGCGGCGGGCGCGGCTCCGACCCGCGGGATCGCGGGGATCGGGGGGATATCGGGGGGCAGGAGGG GCGCTGGAGGAGGTGAAGATGTCCGGCTCCATCGCCTCGTACGATCAGCTGGTGCGGCAGGTGGAGGCGCTGAAGAAGGAGAACAGCCACCTCCGGCGGGAGCTGGAGGACAACTCCAACCACCTCTCCAAGCTGGAAAATGAGACCTCGGACATGAAG GAGGTCCTGAAGCACCTCCAGGGcaagctggagcaggaggccCGAGTCATGGTGTCCTCGGGGCAGACGGAGGTGCTGGACCAGCTCAAAG ccctgcagatggACATCACCAGCCTCTACAACCTCAAGTTCGCCCCGGAGGTGATGAGCACCGGGCGGGGCGCCGAGGAGagcccgcccgcccccggcccgcacCGGGACGGCCccggggagctgggcagggccacGTTCCGcatgctggaggagctggaccGCGAGAG GTGTTTCCTGCTGGGGGAGATcgagaaggaggagaaggagaaggtcTGGTACTACTcgcagctgcagagcctggccaCGCGCCTGGACGAGCTGCCCCACGTAGAGACG TTCTCCATGCAGATGGATCTGATCcggcagcagctgcagttcGAGGCGCAGCACATCCGCTCGCTGATGGAGGAGCGCTTCGGCACGGCCGACGAGATGGTGCAGCGGGCACAG ATCCGGGCGTCCCGGCTGGAGCAGATCGACAAGGAGCTGATGGAGGCGCAGGACAAGGCGCCGCCGCCGGAGCCGCAG ctctgcgGGAAGGGCCCGGGCATGGAGGGGGACGGCAGCCTGGACCCCCCGACCCACCCCGAGGAGGGCGGCAACACCAAG GTGGAGGTGGTGTTCTGGCTGCTGTCCATGCTGGCCACGCGGGACAAGGAGGACATGTCTCGCACGCTGCTGGCCATGTCCAGCTCGCAGGAGAGCTGCCTGGCCATGCGCAAGTCGggctgcctgcccctgctcatcCAGATCCTGCACGACTCCGACGGAGAGCCGGGGCCCCCCGAGAGCCCCACGGGCGCCAAGGACGCCCGCATGAGAGCCAACGCCGCCCTGCACAACATCGTCTTCTCCCAGCCCGACGAGGGCCAGGCCAAGAAGGAGATGCGGGTGCTGCACGTGCTGGAGCAGATCCGCTCCTACTCCGAGACCTGCTGGGACTGGCTGCAGATGCAGAGCCGGGACGGGGGACGCGGCCCCGAGGGCGCTG TGCCGGTGCCCATCGAGCCCCAGATCTGCCAGGCCACCTGTGCCATCATGAAGCTGTCCTTCGACGAGGAGTACCGGCGGGCCATGAACGAGCTTG GTGGGCTGCAGGCGGTGGccgagctgctgcaggtggacTACGAGATGCACAAGATGACCAACGACCCGCTGAACCTGGCGCTGCGGCGCTACGCGGGGATGGCCCTCACCAACCTCACCTTCGGAGACGTGGTCAACAAG GCCACGCTGTGCTCCCGCCGGGGCTGCATGGAGGCCATCGTGGCTCAGCTGGGCTCCGACAGCGAGGAGCTGCAccag GTGGTCTCCAGCATCCTGAGGAACCTGTCCTGGCGCGCTGACATCAACAGCAAGAAGGTGCTGCGGGAGGTGGGCAGCGTCACCGGGCTGACGCGCTGCGCGCTGCACGCCGGCAAG GAGTCGACGCTGAAGAGCGTCCTGAGCGCGCTGTGGAACCTCTCGGCGCACAGCACGGAGAACAAGGCGGCCATCTGCGGGGTGGACGGGGCCCTGGGCTTCCTGGTCAGCACCCTCACCTACAAGTGCCAGAGCAACTCCCTGGCCATCATCGAGAGCGGCGGCGGCATCCTCAGGAACGTCTCCAGCCTCATCGCCACGCGGGAGGATTACAG GCAGGTGCTCCGGGACCACAACTGcctgcagacactgctgcagcacctgcgCTCGCACAGCCTGACCATCGTCAGCAACGCCTGCGGCACCCTCTGGAACCTGTcagcccgcagcccccgcgaccaggagctgctgtgggaccTGGGGGCGGTCAGCATGCTCCGCAACCTCATCCACTCCAAGCACAAGATGATCGCCATGGGCAGCGCGGCCGCGCTGCGAAACCTCCTCACCAACCGGCCCCCCAAGTACAAGGACGCGGCCGTGGTGTCGCCGGGCTCCTGCATGCCCTCACTCTACATGCGCAAGCAGAAGGCACTGGAGGCCGAGCTGGACGCCAAACACCTGGCTGAGACTTTTGACACcatggaaaagcaaagcctgAAGGGCCAGAGCGCCAAGAAGCCGCCGCGGCACATGGAGAGCCTGGTGAAGGATTACGCCTCCGACTCGGGCTGCTTCGACGACGACGAGGTGCCCAACATCTCCACGGGCGTGGAGACAGCCAGCGCCTCCGTCCTCTCCATGTTCCTCAactcctccttcctgcagggcCAGGCGCTGCCGCGGGCGCTGGCGCAGCGGCGCTGCCCGGAGCCGGAGAAGGACGGCAGCGGCAAAGTGGCCGAGCCCAAGAAGCCGCCGCTGCCGGAGGACGACGTCTCGCTGGCCGCCGAGAAGCTGGCCAACAAGATCTCCAGCACGGTGGCCAAGATCGACAAGCTGGTGGAGGACATCTCCACCATGCACAACTCCTCGGACGACAGCTTCAGCCTGAGCTCCGAGGATCACTGCCTGGACTGGCAGTACGGCCCCGAGGACGGGCACGAGGCGCGCGCCCAGTCCTGCTCGCCGTGCCGGCTGTCGGACGCCGGCGGCTTCGCCAAGCGGGAGAGCCTGGGCCGGGCGCACACCCTGCTGCGGCTGAAGACGGCCTACACCAGCCTGTCCACCGACAGCCTCAACAGCGGCAGCACCAGCGACGGCTACTGCACCAAGGAGCACATgaagccctgccccagggctgctctcctggacTACCGTGACGAGCTGCAGCGCTACCAGAAGCGGCCCAGCCGGCTCGACCTCAAGAGCATCCTGGGCAAACCCGAACGGGCCGAGCCCCCCGCGCGGGACCCGGCCGAGCAGGACAAACCCGAGCAGCGGGACCTGCCCGAGCGGGCCAAGAAGGCGGTGACGTTCCCCAGCCCCAAGGTGCCGGAGAAGGAGACGGAGTGGAAGAAGGAGGCAGGCACCAAGCCCCCCACCGACCCCCACGTTCGCACCATCAAGCTTTCTCCGTCCTACCAGCACGTCCCCATGTTTGAGACCCTGGCCAAGAGCAGCGCGGCCGCTGGCCACCAGCCCTCCCTCCTGGGCAGGAAGCAAGCCTGGCTCCCCCCGGCACTGCTGCAGGCGGCCGAGCCCCTGAGCAAGATCCCGGAGAAGCTGCCGGCCCAGCCGCCAGCGTCGGCGGAGCAAGAGTCGGTGCAGAAGTACTCGGTGGAGGACACCCCGATCTGCTTCTCCcgctgcagctccctgtcctcCCTCTCCTCGGCAGACAACGTGCTGGATGGGCAGAGCCACAGCGAGAACGACCTGGATAGCGACTCCTCCCTGGAGATCCTGGAGATGGAGGAGGGGGACGCCGAAGGGGAGGACgggaggcaggaaaaggagaaggcgGCGGATCTGGGTCCCACCACGCCGGCGGGGATCTCCCAGCCCATCACCATCCCCTTCCCGAAGCGCGACAAGGTTTTCCTGCGGGAGGCCTCGCCCTCGCGCCAGGAGGACCTGACGCCCTCCAGCTCCTCGGAGAATTACATCCAGGAGACGCCGCTGGTGATGAGCCGCTGCAGCTCcgtcagctccctgggcagcttcGAGAGCCCCTCCATTGCCAGCTCCATCCAGAGCGACCCATGCAGCGAAATGATCAGCGGCACCATCAGCCCCAGCGAGCTGCCCGACAGCCCGGGGCAGACCATGCCCCCCAGCCGCAGCAAGACCCCCCTCTTCGAGCTGGGCTGCCAGCCCGAGAAGGAGACCAGCCAGTTCAACATCCAGTGGGAGAACAACGTCAAGAAGTTCATGGAGATCACCGACTTCAAGGAGCGCTTCCAGCTGCCCCAGGACCTGGACTCCATGGTTTACTTCACGGTGGAGAAACCCAACGAGAACTTCTCGTGCGCCTCCAGCCTGAGCGCGCTGCCCCTCCACGAGCACTACGTGCAGAAGGACGTGGAGCTCAAGCTGATCCCCACCTTCCCGGAGAAGAACAGCCTGAACTTCGCCGCCCACGAGAAGCGGGAGGAGCGGCGGGAGGAGCGGTACCTGGAGGGCCGGCGGAGGGCCGAgcgccccgagccccccgaCGACGACGACATCGAGATCCTCAAGGAGTGCATCAGCTCGGCCATGCCCTCCCGCTTCCGCAAGGTCAAGACCTCGCTGCTGTCCGGGCAGGTGCTGCACCCGCACACCAAGAAGCCGCTGCACGTCCCCGTGTACATGCTGGTGCCGGCCCACGCCCACCCCGGCGTCCCCAGGCACCTGCGAGCCGCCGCCCGCGACCTCTTCAAGGACGACGACTCCTTCACAGACTCGGCCGACGGGACCCCCGTCAACTTCTCCAGCGCCGCCTCGCTCAGCGACGAGACCCTGCGGTACCCGGCGGGCGAGGAGGGCGAGCACGGCCCGCCCGAGCGCCGCCGTGAGCCCGGCACCATCCCGGCCCGCCGCGCCGCCTCCGGCAGCTCAGCCCccgcccgcctcggctcggccGGGAAGGGCAAAGCGGGCCCGGGCCGCAGGGAGGGGAAGCGGGGCCAGACCCTCCCGAAGGGCGCgtccagcctggagctgggggtgggcagggcCAGCGGTGCCCCCGGCAGGAAGGAGGACGCTCTGGAGGATGGGGTGGTGTTCCAGTCGCTGTGCCACACCACGCCGACGGAGGAAGCCGTCTACTGCTTCTACGATCCGGACCTGGAGGAGCTGCCCGAGGCGGGCAGGGACGGGCccggcagcagagcccagcccggccGGGCGGCGCGGAGGGAGCGCTGGGGAGGCTCCGTCCCCCACAAGGAACCCGAGCCCGCGCCTCGTCCGGTGAAAGCGAAGCCTCAAAACAACCTGATCGCGGACGAGACGCCGCCGTGCTACTCCCTGAGCTCCTCCATGAGCTCCCTGAGCGACGCCAACCTGTCCGAGGGCGAGGAGCGGGGCCAGCCCTGCGGCAAAGCCGCCTggccgcgggcggcggcggcggggcaggcGCAGGGGGGCTcgcccagctcccccagcctcaACTCGGAGGATgatctgctgcagaaatgcatCGGCTCGGCCATGCCCAAGCGGCGGCGGCCCGCGGCTCGCCGCAGGCTGGTGGACAGAAAGCAGAAGGCTCCGGGCGCCGgcgggagggagaggaaagccGAGAGCAGGCATCACCCCGAGGAGGACGCCGGCTCCGACCGGGGCTCCGACCTGGACAGCGTGGAGTGGCAGGCCATCCAGGAGGGAGCCAACTCCATCGTCACCTGGCTGCACCAGGCTGCGGCCTCCCTGTCCCGGGAGCCTTCCTCCGAGTCCGACTCCATCCTGTCCTTCATGTCGGGGCTCTCGGTGGGCTCCACGCTGCAGCTCTCGCTGGGCAGGCAGGACAAGCAGCGGCCCGGCAGCGCCTCGGGCCGGGAGCCGGCGAGGAGGGAGCGCAGCAAGGGCCGCCCGGAGCGCAAGGACGCGGCCGgtgcccgccccgccggccgcgcCGCCTCCAGGGCGGAGCGGAGCCCGGCGCCCGCCAAGCCGGTGCCCAACCTGCCCGTGGTCTTCCGCGGCAGGACCGTCATCTACATGCCCAGCCTGGCCAAAGATGCCCCCAGCCCGCGGGCCACGCCCAAGAGGAGCCCCGCGGCCAAGCCCGAGGCGCCGCCGGCCAAGAACCTCTCGCTGAGCCAGCAGCGCTCGCGGAGCCTGCACCGGCTGGGCAAAGCCCCCGAGAGCGGGGAGCTGGCGCTGCCCAAGCGGAGCACCACCCCGCCCGCCCGCATCGGCAAAGGGCCCCCCTCCTCGGGCTCCTCCCGCACCTCCACGCCCTCCCAGCACGCCCCCAAGAAGCTGCCGTCGCCCTCGCAGGTCACCAAGCAGGGCGGCCCGGCCGCGGGCAAGGCGAGCGGCTCCTCCTCCCCGCCGGGACCCCCGGCCCGAGCCCCGGCCCCCAAATCCCCGGCTCCCAAGCAGTCCAAGACGCAGAAGTCGCCTGTGCGCATCCCCTTCATGCAGAAGCCCAGCAGGAAGGTGCTGCCGGGCCGGGGGACCATGCcggtgctggaggagcaggtggACGGCTCCAAGGCTCGGCCCGGGGGGCCGGGGGGCAGCCGGCTCAACCTGGTGCGGATGTCATCCGCCCGCTCCAGCGGGAGCGACTCGGACCGCTCCGGCTTCCTGCGCCAGCTCACCTTCATCAAAGAATCCTCGAGCCTGCTGCTGCGGCACCGCTCCGACCTGtccccggcgccgcccgccgcctCGCTGCCCCGCCGGGGCTCCCCCCAGCGCAGCCGAGCGGCGCTCCCGGCCGTGTTTCTCTGCTCCTCCCGCTGCGACGAGCTCAAGGCGGCCAAACCGGCCACCCCCGGCCAGCGGCCGCTCatccccagagcccagcccggcGCCAAAGCCGCGCCCGGGGTTAAGCCGCCGCGCCGGACCAGCTCCGAGAGCCCGTCCCGGCTGCCGGTGAAGACCGGAGCGCCCGCGGCCGAGCCCTTCAAGCGCTACTCGTCCTCTCCCAACATCAGCGTGGCGCGGCGGGCGGCCAGCCCGTCCTCCGTGCGCTccgaggcggcggcgcggcggcggcagAACGAGGCGGCTCCCGGGGGCCCTCCGGGAAAGCCGCCGGTGGTGATGATGAAGGGCACGTGGCGGCGGATCCGCGACGAGGACATCCCGCACATCCTCAAGAGCACGCTGCCCTCCTCCGCGCTGCCGCTGGCGGGCTCCGCCGACGAGGAgccccccggcagccccgggagccccggcACGGCCAGGAAGACCAGCGACGCCGTGGTGCAGACCGAGGATTTCGCCACCTCCAAGACCAACTCCAGCACCTCTCCCACGCTGGAGAGCCGCGAGGGACCCCCGCACCCCCGCGCCACCGGCGACGGCGAAGCCCCCGCGCCCGCCAAGGCCGCCGTGCCCATCTCGTTCGGCCACGAGGCGCCCGCCGGGAGCTTCCCCGGCAGCCGGCACGGCTCCCCCAGCAAGGCCGCCCGTGTCACCCCCTTCAACTACGTCCCCAGCCCCATGGCGGTGACGGCGGCGGCCGACAAGGCGGCCGAGAAAATCCAAGCTTGA